A portion of the Flavobacterium limnophilum genome contains these proteins:
- a CDS encoding deoxyguanosinetriphosphate triphosphohydrolase, whose amino-acid sequence MNWEQLLSLKRQGDTSKRLRIEQDDTRLGFEVDYDRIIFSAAFRSLQDKTQVIPLSKTDFVHTRLTHSLEVSVVGRSIGRLVGKKIIEKYPHLKEVHGFQANDFGAIVAAASLAHDIGNPPFGHSGEKAIGEYFSIGNGQQYKDQLSAKEWQDLIDFEGNANGFSVLTASRPGIEGGLRISYATLGAFLKYPKESLPKKPTSNIADKKYGFFQSDKEFFQDVASELGMISNKDGDDIGFERHPLAYLVEAADDICYTIIDFEDGINLGLVSEDFALEYLIKLVKDSIDSSKYNTLTTKEDRISYLRALAIGSLINDAVKVFVENEEAILDGRFPFALTDKSKYKVQMDDIIKLSVKNIYQSREVIEKEIVGYQIIQTLLDKFITAFNNKFDGNSSNYDKLLLKILPEKFWEEKEDLYKRLLHICHYVSLLTDGNALELYETINGRKTN is encoded by the coding sequence ATGAACTGGGAACAACTATTGTCTTTAAAACGTCAAGGCGACACGAGCAAACGATTACGAATTGAACAAGACGACACTCGTTTGGGTTTCGAAGTCGATTATGATCGAATTATATTCTCGGCGGCATTTCGCAGTTTGCAAGACAAAACACAAGTTATTCCACTTTCGAAAACCGATTTTGTGCACACCCGATTGACGCACAGTTTGGAAGTTTCGGTTGTGGGACGTTCCATAGGGAGATTGGTTGGCAAGAAAATCATCGAAAAATATCCGCATCTGAAAGAAGTTCACGGTTTTCAGGCTAATGATTTTGGGGCCATTGTTGCCGCTGCTTCTTTGGCACACGACATTGGTAATCCGCCTTTTGGACATTCCGGAGAAAAAGCCATTGGCGAATATTTTTCCATTGGAAATGGACAACAATACAAAGACCAACTTTCGGCCAAGGAATGGCAAGATTTAATCGATTTTGAAGGCAATGCCAACGGTTTTTCGGTGCTTACTGCCAGTCGTCCTGGAATTGAAGGCGGTTTGAGAATTTCCTATGCCACTCTTGGTGCTTTCTTGAAATATCCAAAAGAAAGTTTGCCCAAAAAACCAACATCAAATATTGCCGACAAAAAATACGGTTTCTTTCAATCAGACAAGGAATTCTTTCAAGATGTAGCTTCCGAATTGGGAATGATTTCCAATAAAGACGGAGACGACATTGGTTTCGAAAGACATCCTTTGGCTTATTTGGTCGAGGCTGCGGATGATATTTGTTACACCATTATCGATTTCGAAGACGGCATCAATCTAGGTTTGGTTTCCGAAGATTTTGCCTTGGAATATTTAATCAAATTAGTCAAAGACAGCATAGATTCTTCAAAATACAATACGTTGACCACCAAAGAAGATAGAATCAGTTACCTGAGGGCTTTGGCCATTGGCAGTTTAATAAACGATGCAGTGAAAGTTTTTGTCGAAAATGAAGAGGCTATTTTGGATGGTAGATTCCCTTTCGCCTTGACCGACAAAAGCAAATACAAAGTCCAAATGGATGACATAATCAAGTTGAGCGTCAAAAACATCTATCAAAGTCGCGAGGTAATCGAAAAAGAAATCGTTGGTTACCAGATTATCCAAACCTTGTTGGATAAATTCATCACCGCTTTCAATAATAAATTCGACGGAAATTCGTCCAATTACGACAAATTATTGCTGAAGATATTGCCCGAAAAGTTCTGGGAAGAAAAAGAGGATTTGTACAAAAGACTCTTGCATATTTGCCATTACGTAAGTCTTTTGACTGACGGAAATGCCTTGGAATTATATGAAACCATCAACGGCCGAAAAACGAATTAA